In the genome of Lactuca sativa cultivar Salinas chromosome 3, Lsat_Salinas_v11, whole genome shotgun sequence, the window gaaaaactaatttatcaaccataacataataataataacataaacataaaacaacacaaacatgcataacaatTATAACATATGTGCATAAACCAAGCCATTAACTAGTAATGATTTTATGAGTCATCACAAAATTATCAAGTCCATTCCGCGAGCCTGTTAGTCATCGAAGAAACCAAAACAACAACCCTCGTTGTGTCGTCGAGCATGTTAATCATCGAAATATTTGGGATCTACCATCCGACAATGCTCGTGTCCAAAATGCTTACAGTGACTCTGTCCAAGATGTCGACAATGTGGAGGCTGAAAATGTTGACATAGTTCAAAACAACTCTTCATCTGGAGCTAGACTTTTTATCGACTTCTCACaatactttcaaaacaatgttgATGTAGCTCAAAACAATGATGATTATGACGATGAAGACGAGACTGAAGTATCTCCGCCAACGGGTAGAATCGATAATGTTTCCGATGAAGAGACTGATTATGATGATGGCGATTCTGATTATGATACCGATGAAGAAGACATTGAAGTATATGATGAAGATTctgattaaaaaaatcaatttttttttgtaatagaaACTTTATTTGAAATGTACCTTTAATTCATATTGTTTGTctaacttttatttatgttgTTTGTCTATATTATATATCTTACAATTTCGCAGGGTAACTAACTTTTCTTCATATTGTATTTCTATATTGTAAATCTTGTAATTTACAGGTTGCAGATGAGGTTTACTTGGGCGATACTCTTGGCCATGATGGCTGATGTTATGGGGCATGGACATGGAGGTGATGGAGCCGGGGATCCACTACCTCCAGTAGGCTTTGGTCGTGGTCAACACGAACAGGATGGTGAGTTctattatgatatatttattaactatttttattattttataataagtTATCGTGACTAGtatttttaattgtattttttcAGCTGAGCTTCCATAAAAAAGAAGGGGCATGTAAAAAAATATCGAGCTGGGAAAGTTGATACGGGCAAACAAAGGAAAGCCCGTGGATTTCGATTTCGACAGGGAGATCACATATTCCCCTGTCGAGAAGCGTGGTAATTGGTTTACACAAGGGAAAGCCCGTGGATTTGGATTTCGACAGGGAGATCACTTATTTTAAGGAAACTGGGGGCCTGCAGATATCCCAGCCGAAGTAAATAACCCCCCGAATGGTATGTCACATGAAAATTGGGTGAAGGCAGTCGAACATTTTCAAACGCCAGAATTTTTAAGGCCTTCGGCGTCAAACAAAGAATGTCATGCAAAACAAGTAGTTGTAAACAAAGGGGGGTCGAGCTCATACAACAATGCATGTTTTAAAGaagtaagttatgatatatttaaatatttatttaaagtataagtaatctaatttttaatgtttaatAGGATATCAGTCGAATCGAAGTTTTTCGTAAGGCTAATTCCAATCACCAAGGGTATTTTATAGTCCTGCAGTCGAGTAACAATATgtaagtggttaatttgtatttttcatataagtgtttatatcgtcaaaggtatttagtaatctaatttttatgatttttattattttttaaaaatacagAATGCTTTACTCGAGGAGATCAACCAACAAACCCAAGCTACTTTTGAAGCAAGAGGTCTAGCACCAAGTGATATAAAAgattgttttgaaagaatattgggTGTTCGACGCGGACATATCAGAGACATTGGGCGTAAACCCCCTACTGTTGTGTCCATGTACGATCAGGAACAACCAATGACACAAGAACAACCACAATCACAATCACAGGTAATTGTTAGTAAATGCTATAATAGAAACTAGAATgttataatgatatgttggttatgatttGATATGTTGATATCTTGTAGTTTGGTAATATTTTGGAAAgtaaatgctataatggaaagtagaTGTATGTTTAAGCATATTTGATATGTTGATAcgttgatatgttgatattttgtagaatggtataattaattataatgttattatgatatgttgttaatatattttgttttctttataGTTGGAAATGCCGCAAACAATACTAAAGGACCCGGCCTGTTCTGCAGCATTGGAAGAGTGGTTTCGTTCATTGCCGCCACCAAATAATGAAGGAAATGATGATAAGGACGAGTAGTTACTTTaggattttatgaaatgttttgtaatTTGGAAGAATATTTAATGTGGTATGGATTAATATTTTGGATTGATTATATATGTATTAATATTTCTATAAAAAGTTATCAGATTTTTCAAATGCTATATGGATTAATATTTGGATTGATTATAAatttaatgttaaataaataaatttaaaaaaaatcaaaaaatcaaaacagtattagcggcgacatctTTTGTGGTGACATGTACTTATTAGCGGCGACACGTAGTATTAGCGGCGACTGGAAGTATTAGTGGCGACAAGAAGCGTATTAGCGACGAAGCAATACCGACGACGTATTTGCAGcgacatgtcgccgctaaaggtattagcggcgacaagcgTCACCGCTATTGCCCAATCTTCTTGTTGTAGTGATATAATGATATATTTGATATTTTGATTCGCAACCAAAAAATATCATGCTCTTAAACATCCATTATATAACCTAatctttttaatataataataataataataatagtttgcGGTTTGGTTTCTAGGATAATACCGCACCACACcggttttgtttggtttttgtcaAATCAAAAATCGCACCATCTATTTTGATAAGGCTTAAGCTGACCTTACTAATtaatttgactagtgttaaggatacaaataaCAATAGGGATATAAATactcacacaaaaaaaaaaatgtattttattaatGTTCTACAAGTTTCCAGAGTTTTCTAAAAATTTGTGATACAAGTTCCAGATGCAACAACTTGTGTCAGCGTAGAACGTGCAACAGAGTCCCATGCACCTAACAGTATAAAGACTTGGAAGCATTAGTGCTACCCATCAGCCGCATTATTAATACATTGATCTTCATGAAGACTGGTGATAATAATCAACAGGCCCCCCCAAGAACATCTGGCGAGATTAGTGGAAGTTTATGTAGCGAGGCACTTCATATTAATTCTCTGGAAAGTAGCCATGAGGTCCGCAGCTATTTTGACATGGTGAAAGTGTTATCAGAAGTAGAGCTTCCTTCTCCATCACCCGTGCAAGCAACATCATGCACATTAAGAAGAGAAGATTATTTCGATAGGTTCCATCAGGGCCAGTACTCTAGTGGCACAAAGAACAAGTCTGATGATATTGAAGTAAGACTACATATATAATAATGCCCTCAGATATCTATGTTTCTATATCAAGTAATCAAGTATGCAAGCTAATGTGAAACTCAAATAGTTGAGGAAGGAGAATACTGAAAGTCTAAAGTGCAGAGTGTTACAGCTAGCTAAGAGTAGTGGCTGTGCTCCTGGTCTTGTTGAAGCTCTACTAATTAGCTACTTCATGTTACAACTATTGCTCCTTTAATTTCTTTCGGTTATAGGGAAACATAATTGAAAAGGAAAGGGAACTGAGGAGTAAGCAACGTGATTGTCAACAATCTGGAAGTGTAAGGGAAGCTGCCAAATCAAACATTACGGAGAAGGTGAGATATATACTAAAAGAATCAACTATATACAATTAACTAATGTCCCACTACATTGTGTTTTGCAATTTATGACATTCATATATAGGTGTCTTACTCTTATCTTTAAATGCCCAACTCAAAGAACCTCATATCATATGGCTTCACTTTGAAAATGGCACCAACAAACTGGATTAATATGCCTTATTACTGTGGTTTTGCCATAAATTCGCCACCTCTTAACGATACAATGGGTATCCGTCACATTTTAGAAAGTTCGTGCGTTAAGTTTTTTTGGTGGCCTTGTTCTAATAAATTAGTTCTATCACTAAACAAATCAGGAAAATACTAAAGATTAAGGACAGATTTTATTTCTAGTATTGCATCTTATCAAGTGATggttttttaatattaattttactATAAGATGATTATAAGTCATAACAGTCTTACTGGGGTTGGACTTTAAAAATCTTATTATTTCTATTTTGTGTAGCAGATGCGGCTCAACTAGGTCCCTAGCCAGTTTTATGTCAAGGGTTTTTATCCATAAGGGCCACATAGATTTTAGACCATATGACTATTAAATGTTATATATCTGTGAAGATTTGATAAGATGATATAAATGTTTCTTCTAAACAAACAAATGGTTTGATTAAAACCGGGGACAGGAATGGATTGTATTTTCAAATCTAGGAAAAATAAACTCTTagttttcatgtatttatttatttttaaatcatttaCCAATTAAAAAATTCCACGTGATGATGACAATTTCGTGGCACAATACCAATGGTGCTTTAAGGGGGTGACCGCATAAGATGATGACATCTCCTTTGTCACTTGTGTGCAGAAGCGCAGGAATAAAATAAGTGAAAGAATAAGAACACTCCAGACACCTGTTCCCAACTGCAACAAGGTGATGACAAAATGACATGGGTTTCAAGCAAcattaatattttattatgtttCTGCTGTTTTCgggtattttttttttcctttcttttccctTTCATGTTTAGGAGCTAAACTTACAGCATCTACAGAAACACAAAGCAAGTATTCTAGGTGATGCCATTGAGTATATCAAATTTCTGCAAATGCAACTCCAGGTATTTCTGCTTATCATAGTAACACCTGATTTGATGAATGTAATGTAATCTTATCAATACAATACAagtaatttataaattataatacatATCCTAATTGTTAAAAcatataacttaataaataaaattattattataatataacaaCTAATTTAATGCATATCTTCATTATTCAAGCATACAAACTAACAACGAAAAAAACATGAATGTAATagttgtttattttataattaattatctTTGTATAGTAACTAACCAACATCAAAGTAGCGTAACAATTGAATAGTTCCATAatgtataattatttaatttaaatcgAGCTGATaaataaatctatttaaaatatatatatatatatatatatatatatatatatatataatttaaaaaaataaattgtgTTTTTAATacaaaaatttatttatagaATAATAAACTTATGTAATAATATAGTgtaataaatacacaaaaattatataataaaattgTAATAAATATACTAAAAGTGATGAAATAATGTAATATCACAATAtaaaataacaaccaaaatgatttCATGGCATTGGAAAATGACTCAGCAAATAAAATGCTTTTGGTAGTGAACATTGCACCATTTGAAAGGGTATTTGCATTCCCATGGAGATGTTCTAAGAATGAGCATTTCGGACTCCGAAGTCACTGTGGTTTTCCAACTTTTACTTTTTAATTGCACAGTATAATGTTTATTAGAACTAGTTTAGCAATGCATAAGAAAATGCTAGGGTTTAAATATCAATAACTTAAATATCTATAATTTGAGCTTTATATAATAGATGGTGCAATCTATGGGAATTGGTCATATATCACAAGGTCTTGCAAGAGAACAAAGTTTGCAAGTACCAAAATTTGTTGATCCTAACTTTACAATGAACCCATTAACTGGTATGCAACATGGAATGCCACAATTTGGATCTTATTTTCCGATAAACTACCCTATATTTCCAACTTCCTTCATCGGATTCTCACCATTGTTTCCACCAACTGAAGTGGACACACGATCATTCCCATGGGGCCAACCAAGACATGTTCTATATCCTCAACAGCTACAGTTTCCATCACAGACATCTCAGTCTGTGTATTCTGCTACACCTTCTTCAGACACAATTATTCCAACAACTTCCTCCCAAGGTGGATCCTCCGTCCCTGGTCAACCTTTATATCATGTGCCAGTGACAAGTCAGGTGAGCATTAGCTGTCTACTATTGTACAATACAGTAGCTAACTCAGTTAAATGATTGTATTAGCTACAACTGATATTAGAATCTTTTTTTAGATCCTGAATTAATCATTGTATGCGCCACTTAACAGGGGACAAAGTAGGAACAACATGGAGTGCAAGCAAGTCCACAAAATGCCATGTTTCTAGGAACGTGGTTGATGGTGTTCCATTACTTACATATACTAAAGTTTAGATtttgttgttgttaaatttaCTAATACTTTAGTTGTGTCAGTATGCAAAAGAAACAATGAATAGCCTCTATGATCATGTTTTTTCTGTCACAAAACCTTCCATACATGATATGTGCATGACGAGTTGTTAAGAAAAAAGAACCAGGATTTGTGATGATTGGAGAATGTTTTGAACATCTTGTGGTTCACCATCCCTAGCTTTTATGGTTCCTACTGTTTTTGAAAGGTATGTTTTTTTCTTCTTTCCATTGAAATGGGTAGCTTTCAAAGTTTATGCCCTCCATCGAGACAAACCATTATTGTAAGTGTGGTAATATGCCTTCTAAAATTGACAAGTTCTGTTTAGTTCATGGGCTACTGTTTTTGAAAGGTATGTTTTTTTCTTCTTTCCATTGAAATGGGTAGCTTTCAAAGTTTATGCCCTCCATCGAGACAAACCATTATTGTAAGTGTGGTAATATGCCTTCTAAAATTGACAAGTTCTGTTTAGTTCAAGGGCTATATTCTCTGTCCAACAATCTAGGTCTAATATGGGTATTTCAAGTCTAAAAAGGGCACCCATCTAAAATGGATGTTTGAGGTCTAAAAATGGATTAAAGTCTAAAATAGGTGTTTGAGGTCTAAAATAGACTTGTTCTTAAAATGTAAATGCTCCATTCTTGAAAGGCCAAATTTACCAAATTGATAAAACATTTATTCTTTTTAGCCTCAATTGAATGTCATTTTCTGTATTTAAAGAGATCAAACAAAAATCAAGAATTCTTCTTCCCCTTTTGATCGACATTTGTAAGGTTTCAATCATTCATCACCAAATCATTTTAGCTTAGTGTGATCTCTTTGATCAAGAAAGCTAAAAAAAACACTATAATATTTTAGTGGATTGGTTCTTGGTTTCCTCCGCCCATGGTTTTTTCCCAATTTGGGTTTTCCACTACAAGAAATATAGCCATTACCGGCGACACTAATTGCGCCGACAAATTGAAAAGTCGCCGCTAAAGGTGTTGTTGTCGCTATTTGTGTCGCCAGTAATGCCTACTTACTCGAATCTGCATTTTCACGTTCTGTTAAACGCCAACCGTTCGATCGTTTTTTTAATCCAATAGCTAGGAAACTCGTGGAACACACAAAACCAATACCGGCGACACAAAGTCGCCGCTAAAGGTCGAAAAAAATGTGCATTCTTTTCCCTCTTCTCAAGTCGCACTAAAGATTCGTGTCACCGATATTGATTAATATGTCGCTGCTATTGGATGTCGCCGCAGATTACACCCAATCACTTCCTCTTTCTGCTTCAGTCTGCTCTCATTTTGTTCCATTCTCTTGATCATTTTCTCTGACGACTCTCCCTAGCTTGATTCTCCCTCAATTAACAACCCATAGTAGAAGAGATACTGGTGGCCACCAGAAACTTCCCTTCTCCGGCCACCAACGTTGTTGTTGCTGTCGATTTCCTCCTCCAAGGTTCATGTTTCATTCCTCATctcttcatttctttctattttaATGTTGATTTCCATAAGTATTTGTGATTAATTgcaatttttttctcaaaaagcTTTTTCCTTTCCAGCCACCGCCACTACCGTCGGCTGTTGTTAACaatgaaaaaaacaaataaagtaggatgctattattaGCAATGAAAAAATATAGTAAATCACTACAatagaaaaaaaacataatataatttttttaaatacaatgttacaattgaaaaaaaaaataaaaacgaaTGTTATAAAgaacaaaaataattaaaaaaagtatACAATGTATTCTGTATTTGTAATAGAAAGTGTATttgtatatcttataattttgTTGGAAATGGTGTCGATATGAATCTTAATTTTGTACACCAAGGTTGTTGTTATGGGTCGTGGACATAGGGTTGATGGAGCAGagtaggggtgtaagtgagccaagctactcgtaagctactcgggatcgactcgttaaaagctcaACTCGAGATTGAATTAAACGAactcgagccgagctcgagcctagatatgaggctcgtttactaaacgagctcgagccgagcttcattaatggggctcgcgagcctaaacgagcttaaacgagcatatatatatatatatatatatatatatatatatatatatatatatatatatatatatatatatatatatatatatatatatatatatatagagagagagagagagagagagagacacacacacacacacacacatatatatatatatatatatatatatatatatatatatagagagagagagagagagagagaggctcgtttaggctcgattaggctcgcgagcccactaaaTTGTTCATGAGTTgagctcgagcttcattttaaggctcgaatcgagctcaagctcgagctcgagcttcctcAAATTAAacaagccgagctcgagcttggtcaggctcgggctcggctcggctcgtttacacccctagaGCAGAGGACCCACCTTTCTCAGGTGGTAGAGGTGTTTCCCTAGCGGTGGAGGTGTTGGTCATCATGAGAAAGATGGTATGTCTtattatgaatttttatttactatttttattcggttattataaaatattatttctaataatttttaattatatttgtagTTGTACCACACAGGAGAGTCCGAGGAAAAGCGAAAAACCTAAAGCTCGAAAGAGCGCTCTTACAGAATAATGGAAAACCAATTGACATGGACTTTGATAGGAATATGACatatgatcacgtaggagagccGAATGACAATTTTGCACGCAATGTTGGAAAATACTGTGGCGGATGGTCCCTTTTGATAAATGGACTTGGAAAAAAATTCCCCCCGTGCTAAAGGATACTGTAAAACACCATTAAAGGGTAAATTATTTATATAAGAatattttatatggttaattaTGACTGGTTTTTACTTGGCTAaccttttttttcattttgtagACAAAGTTTTATTTGGATGGGatgttactgatgggttttaagcattacaacattcctatggtgcacttccaaccctaattgctttggatctaggtttttctcaagttatgcAGGTAAACTAATTCTCCAAAGAAATAACCCTAATTTAGCATACATGAAAACTGAAATCTAATCATATTAGGGTTTAGATGAATacttttcttgttgatttcttgatcttgaccttcaagagcttagtgcctcaagtgttgcacctctaatggagtcacaaacaccacttagAATTGGATGAACAAGAGAGAGAGGTGGCGGCTATAGACTtcagccagggtttcttctaGGGAATCAAGTGTCGATTTTAGAAGCcttggggttccttttatagttgaggtCGCTAGGTTCTTCaactagaaaccctaattcccttgcttagTTCCTAAGCAATCCACAGAGCCACATgataggccttggacgaaaactctatgggcttcccatagattttcgTCCACCCCATATCAAGAGGATTCATTAGCCCAAGATACAATTATTACTGATTTAGATAATCAATCCCCGTTcgtttaatcagtctctttttatcactaaattaattccaaattaatttctgatcaatactaatttaataatatgatttctcaattaatatattattcttataatatattaacaaatcattaatTATCCTCTTTCTTGAAAacccatcctatcaaattgctatggtgaaggcaacccaaaaggacgatgctactatcgggtcaagtacacacca includes:
- the LOC111907560 gene encoding transcription factor ALC; translated protein: MKTGDNNQQAPPRTSGEISGSLCSEALHINSLESSHEVRSYFDMVKVLSEVELPSPSPVQATSCTLRREDYFDRFHQGQYSSGTKNKSDDIEGNIIEKERELRSKQRDCQQSGSVREAAKSNITEKKRRNKISERIRTLQTPVPNCNKKHKASILGDAIEYIKFLQMQLQWTHDHSHGANQDMFYILNSYSFHHRHLSLCILLHLLQTQLFQQLPPKVDPPSLVNLYIMCQ